The following are from one region of the Sandaracinus amylolyticus genome:
- a CDS encoding tetratricopeptide repeat protein — translation MPEDSTPPKAPPYARLPIDPGGDVGWDEDFLFHLSRGSELLLENRVVEAKEQLERALAYRPADAKGQDLLAGVYFRLGVYPRAIELWRGLVRTFPRDATLRVNLGLALFKTGQPEDALDHVRRALEIEPEHARAWGYVGLIKWRLGKLQEARDAFARGGQASMARRMEELVASSSGVLDVPPSEVRADDREVTEVRTTADAAIGRLGDDRSLVLETPREAAHERKATGQWRVHEAGADAIPRSAHPTRPTPVDAPMTLASLLDWWAPSVPSGEPLVVSSSGALLLSTEGALHARETGVRLVRGTPTSAPVTRRFRRPTDERLGDEEPILRWQGPLLAVITARAGERFQALRIDEDVLYVVERFVAAFDDRVTFESGRLPEHAGGGRLALFRGTGTLVLRLPRPPTAVSVRSGEDVRVAPESLLGWTGRLFPLDEAVRDPQGDAILALRGDGTMLLV, via the coding sequence ATGCCCGAGGACAGCACGCCCCCCAAGGCGCCTCCGTACGCGCGCCTGCCGATCGACCCCGGGGGCGACGTCGGGTGGGACGAGGATTTCCTCTTCCACCTCTCGCGCGGCAGCGAGCTGCTCCTCGAGAACCGCGTGGTCGAGGCGAAGGAGCAGCTCGAGCGCGCGCTCGCGTACCGTCCCGCCGACGCGAAGGGCCAGGATCTCCTGGCCGGCGTCTACTTCCGGCTCGGCGTGTACCCGCGCGCGATCGAGCTCTGGCGCGGCCTGGTGCGCACCTTCCCGCGCGACGCGACGCTGCGCGTGAACCTCGGCCTCGCGCTCTTCAAGACGGGCCAGCCCGAGGACGCGCTCGATCACGTGCGGCGCGCGCTCGAGATCGAGCCCGAGCACGCACGCGCGTGGGGCTACGTCGGGCTCATCAAGTGGCGGCTCGGCAAGCTCCAGGAAGCGCGCGACGCGTTCGCGCGCGGCGGACAGGCGTCGATGGCGCGCCGCATGGAAGAGCTCGTCGCGAGCTCGTCGGGCGTGCTCGACGTCCCGCCCTCCGAGGTGCGCGCCGACGATCGCGAGGTCACCGAGGTGCGCACCACCGCCGACGCGGCGATCGGCCGGCTCGGCGACGACAGGTCGCTCGTGCTCGAGACCCCGCGCGAGGCGGCGCACGAGCGCAAGGCGACCGGCCAGTGGCGCGTCCACGAGGCCGGCGCGGATGCGATCCCGCGCAGCGCGCATCCGACCCGCCCGACGCCGGTGGACGCGCCGATGACGCTCGCGTCGCTGCTCGACTGGTGGGCGCCTTCGGTCCCGAGCGGCGAGCCGCTGGTCGTCTCGTCCTCGGGCGCGCTCCTGCTCTCGACCGAGGGCGCGCTCCACGCGCGCGAGACCGGCGTGCGCCTGGTGCGCGGCACGCCGACGTCGGCGCCGGTCACGCGACGCTTTCGCAGGCCCACCGACGAGCGGCTCGGAGACGAGGAGCCGATCCTGCGATGGCAGGGCCCGCTGCTCGCCGTGATCACGGCGCGCGCCGGCGAGCGCTTCCAGGCGCTGCGCATCGACGAGGACGTGCTCTACGTCGTCGAGCGCTTCGTCGCGGCGTTCGACGATCGCGTGACCTTCGAGAGCGGCCGACTGCCCGAGCACGCCGGCGGAGGGCGCCTCGCGCTCTTCCGCGGGACCGGCACGCTCGTGCTGCGCCTGCCGCGTCCGCCGACCGCGGTGTCGGTGCGCTCCGGCGAGGACGTGCGCGTCGCGCCCGAGTCGCTCCTCGGCTGGACCGGCCGTCTGTTCCCGCTCGACGAAGCGGTGCGCGACCCCCAGGGCGACGCGATCCTCGCGCTTCGCGGCGACGGGACCATGCTCTTGGTCTGA
- a CDS encoding DUF962 domain-containing protein yields MKVRLDPEWSLLLEQYKGDHQDRRNQLTHMVGIPMILASLPLAISIVGLPVAVGLFTVGWGFQFAGHAFEGNDPAFFGDRRNLVVGVIWWAQKSGLIELEHAVAA; encoded by the coding sequence GTGAAGGTTCGTCTCGACCCCGAGTGGAGCCTGCTGCTCGAGCAGTACAAGGGCGATCATCAGGATCGTCGCAACCAGCTGACGCACATGGTCGGCATCCCGATGATCCTCGCGAGCCTCCCACTCGCGATCAGCATCGTCGGCCTGCCCGTCGCGGTCGGGCTCTTCACGGTCGGCTGGGGCTTCCAGTTCGCCGGTCATGCGTTCGAGGGCAACGACCCCGCGTTCTTCGGGGACCGCCGCAACCTCGTGGTCGGCGTGATCTGGTGGGCGCAGAAGTCGGGCCTCATCGAGCTCGAGCACGCGGTCGCGGCCTGA
- a CDS encoding lysylphosphatidylglycerol synthase transmembrane domain-containing protein → MSEPSNPPPTRGLARRIMLGTVFGAMVFAGLSLYGDVRALVANLSTFAWSTFALALALASANYGIRFVRWQFYLRALDVHVPAGESLLVFLAGFVMSVTPGKLGEVFKSFLLWEARDVSVARTAPIVLAERLTDLLALVALTAIGSLFFDQGAVIAAIGGALVLSVIAVVSIRPLAELALSIAAKLPGLKRIAPRLREAWEALATLVRPAPLVMATLLATFSWGLECIALWAIVGGFEGAHIDLGPASLAYAASTIAGALAMLPGGLGVTEAGMAGSLQVLGVGVTASIATGATLLVRLATLWWAVVVGAIALFVLRRTARRSS, encoded by the coding sequence ATGAGCGAGCCGAGCAACCCGCCGCCGACCCGCGGCCTCGCGCGGCGGATCATGCTGGGCACGGTCTTCGGCGCGATGGTGTTCGCCGGGCTCTCGCTCTACGGCGACGTGCGGGCGCTGGTCGCGAACCTGTCGACGTTCGCGTGGAGCACGTTCGCCCTCGCCCTCGCGCTCGCGAGCGCGAACTACGGCATCCGCTTCGTGCGCTGGCAGTTCTATCTGCGCGCGCTCGACGTCCACGTGCCCGCGGGCGAGAGCCTGCTCGTGTTCCTCGCGGGCTTCGTGATGAGCGTGACGCCGGGCAAGCTCGGCGAGGTCTTCAAGTCGTTCCTGCTGTGGGAGGCACGTGACGTCTCGGTCGCGCGCACCGCGCCCATCGTGCTCGCCGAGCGCTTGACCGATCTGCTCGCGCTCGTCGCGCTCACGGCGATCGGATCGCTGTTCTTCGATCAGGGCGCGGTGATCGCGGCGATCGGTGGCGCGCTCGTGCTCTCGGTGATCGCGGTGGTGTCGATCCGTCCGCTCGCCGAGCTCGCGCTCTCGATCGCCGCGAAGCTGCCGGGCCTCAAGCGCATCGCGCCGCGACTGCGCGAGGCGTGGGAGGCGCTCGCGACGTTGGTGCGCCCCGCGCCGCTGGTGATGGCGACGCTCCTCGCGACCTTCTCGTGGGGGCTCGAGTGCATCGCGCTGTGGGCGATCGTCGGAGGCTTCGAGGGCGCGCACATCGATCTCGGCCCCGCCTCGCTCGCGTACGCGGCATCGACGATCGCGGGCGCGCTCGCGATGTTGCCCGGCGGGCTCGGCGTGACCGAGGCGGGCATGGCGGGCTCGCTGCAGGTGCTCGGCGTCGGCGTGACCGCGTCGATCGCGACGGGCGCGACGCTCCTGGTGCGGCTCGCGACGTTGTGGTGGGCGGTCGTGGTCGGCGCGATCGCGCTGTTCGTGCTGCGACGCACCGCGCGCAGGTCGAGCTAG
- a CDS encoding alpha/beta hydrolase has translation MTVLWVGALVVGCGGEDPSAPNDAAVIDARVIEQVDAQTPSDAGVDAGDAIDASTESRLDALVELLSSEADVVLVDAALHEVALGEGWPLREGSRWLFATRWDGSPARVSLVSDVNAWSTSAHVATRAASGAHWFVVVDEHDFVASAIGAKYKWWGEPDIYRAPPESLAYGYDEYGEHGWVRPPSDAPHLERFVAFESAFLDAPRAVRAWLPAGFVARSEGASRVRTLLLHDGNNVFDPGAFFGGWQADATLAREGWSDVVAIAIDNAPDRMSAYTHVTDVIGGDTTGGRAADYLRMIEDEVLPFVRARYGIVARGRSLMIAGSSLGGLVSIWIASQRPELAGCVAGLSSTLGWGSIGRADGEDTLIARWSGHPAVAIYLDSGGDAGSGCVDSDGDGIDDDGDGRDNYCETLQMRDVLRAAGYVDGVDLHYLHAPGAAHDEAAWRARFPAVLDACDASGWAAP, from the coding sequence GTGACTGTGCTGTGGGTGGGGGCGCTGGTCGTGGGCTGCGGGGGTGAGGACCCATCCGCGCCGAACGACGCCGCGGTCATCGATGCGCGCGTGATCGAGCAGGTCGACGCGCAGACGCCGAGCGATGCGGGTGTCGACGCGGGCGATGCGATCGACGCATCGACGGAGTCGCGCCTCGACGCGCTGGTCGAGCTGCTCTCGAGCGAGGCCGACGTCGTGCTCGTGGACGCCGCGCTGCACGAGGTCGCGCTGGGCGAAGGATGGCCGCTGCGCGAGGGCTCGCGCTGGCTCTTCGCGACGCGCTGGGATGGATCGCCGGCGCGGGTGTCGCTCGTGTCCGACGTGAACGCGTGGTCGACCAGCGCGCACGTCGCGACCCGCGCCGCGAGCGGTGCGCACTGGTTCGTCGTCGTCGACGAGCACGACTTCGTCGCGAGCGCGATCGGCGCGAAGTACAAGTGGTGGGGCGAGCCGGACATCTATCGCGCGCCGCCCGAGTCGCTCGCCTACGGCTACGACGAGTACGGCGAGCACGGCTGGGTGCGCCCTCCGAGCGATGCGCCCCACCTCGAGCGCTTCGTCGCGTTCGAGTCGGCGTTCCTCGATGCGCCGCGCGCAGTGCGCGCGTGGCTGCCCGCGGGCTTCGTCGCGCGAAGCGAGGGCGCATCGCGGGTGCGCACCTTGCTGCTCCACGACGGCAACAACGTGTTCGACCCCGGCGCGTTCTTCGGCGGATGGCAGGCCGATGCGACGCTCGCGCGCGAGGGCTGGAGCGACGTCGTCGCGATCGCGATCGACAACGCGCCCGATCGCATGAGCGCGTACACCCACGTGACCGACGTGATCGGCGGCGACACGACCGGCGGACGTGCGGCGGACTACCTCCGCATGATCGAGGACGAGGTGCTGCCCTTCGTGCGCGCACGCTACGGCATCGTCGCGCGCGGGCGTTCGCTGATGATCGCGGGCAGCTCGCTCGGTGGGCTCGTCTCGATCTGGATCGCGTCGCAGCGGCCCGAGCTCGCGGGCTGCGTCGCGGGGCTGTCGTCGACGCTGGGGTGGGGATCGATCGGACGCGCGGACGGCGAGGACACGTTGATCGCGCGGTGGAGCGGGCACCCGGCGGTCGCGATCTATCTCGACTCGGGCGGTGATGCGGGCAGCGGGTGCGTCGACAGCGACGGCGACGGCATCGACGACGACGGCGACGGTCGCGACAACTACTGCGAGACGCTGCAGATGCGCGACGTGCTGCGCGCCGCGGGCTACGTCGACGGCGTCGATCTCCACTACCTGCACGCGCCGGGCGCTGCGCACGACGAGGCGGCATGGCGCGCGCGCTTCCCCGCGGTGCTCGACGCGTGCGACGCGTCGGGATGGGCCGCGCCCTAG
- a CDS encoding MXAN_6577-like cysteine-rich protein translates to MSPRFARSVASMCVLLVASACGRTTLITVPEPGMDAGPPFDGAVDAARDAGDAGDAGPPTCPDDLVRCGERCVDPFSDPEHCGACFSSCDDGLVCDDGECSDSCTPPRSECAGGCVDLQTDELNCGECGLICPEGSQCTGGECRAVCDPGLAICDGACVDLRNDPANCGECGNTCGDEERCSGGECRGECEAPLRDCDGVCVDVRSDPENCGTCGMDCPAGSVCNAGVCAATCTAPRTLCGEDCVDTQTDPGHCGDCGDACPAGAGCVLGTCFAECPFPTERCGGTCVNVTTDPRNCGGCGNVCAADELCQFGSCVRTCRAPLVECMGACTDFRIDPSNCGACGRRCATGEICSRGTCFLPCDPGESLCTTGCENLATDPENCGACGRACATGEICDAGRCVDTRCMPPRLQCGDECIDPQSDDANCGMCGNACAAGSSCQEGTCRPLCDPPLLECGSGCVDPSTDPRNCGGCGLTCPLGAVCTGGMCGTPCPAPRITCGASCVDPQTDANNCGGCGNVCDADEVCDMGMCRIAECPPDRELCGTECVDTSIDPDNCGDCGTTCPDGIPCSGSACRCPGSLIICDGFCTDITTSPLHCGACRRECGPTLSCIGGSCACAPPTSLCGGRCVNTERDRNNCGGCGTRCSGLQICVGGSCVGF, encoded by the coding sequence ATGTCGCCTCGCTTCGCCCGCTCGGTCGCTTCGATGTGCGTCCTCCTCGTCGCATCTGCGTGCGGCCGCACCACGCTGATTACAGTCCCCGAGCCCGGCATGGACGCGGGGCCTCCATTCGACGGTGCCGTCGACGCCGCGCGCGACGCGGGAGACGCCGGTGATGCGGGCCCGCCGACGTGCCCCGACGATCTCGTCCGCTGCGGCGAGCGCTGCGTCGATCCGTTCAGCGACCCCGAGCACTGCGGCGCGTGCTTCTCGAGCTGCGACGACGGCCTCGTCTGCGACGACGGCGAGTGCAGCGACTCGTGCACGCCGCCGCGCAGCGAGTGCGCGGGCGGCTGCGTCGATCTGCAGACCGACGAGCTCAACTGCGGCGAGTGCGGCCTGATCTGCCCCGAGGGCTCGCAGTGCACCGGCGGCGAGTGCCGCGCGGTGTGCGATCCCGGTCTCGCGATCTGCGACGGCGCGTGCGTCGACCTCCGCAACGACCCCGCGAACTGCGGCGAGTGCGGCAACACCTGCGGTGACGAGGAGCGCTGCAGCGGTGGCGAGTGCCGCGGCGAGTGCGAAGCGCCGCTGCGCGACTGTGACGGCGTCTGCGTCGACGTGCGCAGCGATCCCGAGAACTGCGGCACCTGCGGCATGGACTGCCCCGCGGGCAGCGTGTGCAACGCGGGCGTCTGCGCCGCGACCTGCACCGCGCCGCGCACGCTCTGCGGCGAGGACTGCGTCGACACCCAGACCGATCCCGGTCACTGCGGCGACTGCGGCGACGCGTGCCCCGCGGGCGCGGGCTGCGTGCTCGGCACCTGCTTCGCGGAGTGCCCGTTCCCGACCGAGCGCTGCGGCGGCACCTGCGTGAACGTGACGACCGATCCCCGGAACTGCGGCGGGTGCGGCAACGTCTGCGCGGCGGACGAGCTCTGCCAGTTCGGCTCGTGCGTGCGCACCTGCCGCGCGCCGCTCGTCGAGTGCATGGGCGCGTGCACGGACTTCCGCATCGATCCCTCGAACTGCGGGGCGTGCGGGCGACGCTGCGCGACCGGTGAGATCTGCAGCCGCGGCACCTGCTTCCTGCCCTGCGATCCCGGCGAGTCGCTGTGCACGACCGGCTGCGAGAACCTCGCGACCGATCCCGAGAACTGCGGGGCGTGCGGGCGCGCGTGCGCGACCGGCGAGATCTGCGACGCGGGCCGCTGCGTCGACACGCGCTGCATGCCGCCGCGCCTCCAGTGCGGCGACGAGTGCATCGATCCGCAGAGCGACGACGCGAACTGCGGGATGTGCGGCAACGCGTGTGCGGCGGGCAGCTCGTGTCAGGAGGGGACGTGCCGTCCGCTCTGTGATCCGCCGCTGCTCGAGTGCGGCTCGGGCTGCGTCGATCCGTCGACCGATCCGCGCAACTGCGGTGGCTGCGGCCTGACGTGCCCGCTGGGCGCGGTGTGCACCGGCGGCATGTGCGGCACGCCGTGCCCCGCGCCGCGCATCACCTGCGGCGCGTCGTGCGTCGATCCCCAGACCGACGCGAACAACTGCGGCGGCTGCGGCAACGTCTGCGACGCGGACGAGGTCTGCGACATGGGCATGTGCCGCATCGCGGAGTGCCCGCCGGATCGCGAGCTCTGCGGTACGGAGTGCGTCGACACCAGCATCGACCCCGACAACTGCGGCGACTGCGGCACGACGTGCCCCGACGGCATCCCGTGCAGCGGTAGTGCGTGCCGTTGCCCCGGCTCGCTGATCATCTGCGACGGGTTCTGCACCGACATCACGACGAGCCCGCTGCACTGCGGCGCGTGCCGTCGCGAGTGCGGACCGACGCTCTCGTGCATCGGCGGCTCGTGCGCGTGCGCGCCCCCGACCTCGCTGTGCGGCGGCCGCTGCGTCAACACGGAGCGCGATCGCAACAACTGCGGCGGGTGCGGCACGCGCTGCAGCGGGCTGCAGATCTGCGTGGGCGGCAGCTGCGTCGGCTTCTGA
- a CDS encoding NAD(P)/FAD-dependent oxidoreductase: MRYDVIIAGGGPAGLSAALQLGRARKRVLLCDVTPARNARAEHVHGFMTRDGTPPAELRAIGRAQLAQYDVEIRDGTRVTRIDGEIDAFRASLSDGSTVDAGRVILCNGMIDEIPEVPGMRELWGRSVFQCPYCHGWEIQDRAFAALLGGPEWAIFGAFLRGWSKDVIAFTDGRFEVPSDMRARLERANVRIEERRIRALIGEDDRLVAIELEDGTRIARDALFMKPPQRQTELVTQLALALDDHGYVRVDPDGRTNVPGIFAAGDLTTMQQSAILGAAAGARAAYAVNHELTLSTY, encoded by the coding sequence ATGAGATACGACGTGATCATCGCCGGCGGTGGGCCCGCGGGGCTCTCCGCCGCGCTCCAGCTCGGGCGCGCGCGCAAACGCGTGCTGCTCTGCGACGTGACCCCCGCGCGCAACGCGCGCGCCGAGCACGTGCACGGCTTCATGACGCGCGATGGGACGCCTCCCGCGGAGCTGCGCGCCATCGGACGCGCGCAGCTCGCGCAGTACGACGTCGAGATCCGCGACGGCACGCGCGTGACGCGCATCGACGGAGAGATCGATGCGTTCCGCGCGTCGCTCTCGGACGGGAGCACGGTCGACGCGGGGCGCGTGATCCTGTGCAACGGGATGATCGACGAGATCCCCGAGGTGCCCGGCATGCGCGAGCTGTGGGGACGCTCGGTGTTCCAGTGCCCGTACTGCCACGGGTGGGAGATCCAGGATCGCGCGTTCGCCGCGCTGCTCGGGGGTCCCGAGTGGGCGATCTTCGGCGCGTTCCTGCGCGGCTGGTCGAAGGACGTGATCGCGTTCACCGACGGACGCTTCGAGGTGCCGAGCGACATGCGCGCACGGCTCGAGCGCGCGAACGTGCGCATCGAGGAGCGGCGCATCCGCGCGCTGATCGGCGAGGACGATCGGCTGGTCGCGATCGAGCTCGAGGACGGCACGCGCATCGCGCGCGACGCGCTGTTCATGAAGCCGCCCCAGCGACAGACCGAGCTCGTCACGCAGCTCGCGCTCGCGCTCGACGATCACGGCTACGTGCGTGTCGATCCCGACGGCCGCACCAACGTCCCCGGCATCTTCGCGGCGGGCGATCTCACGACGATGCAGCAGAGCGCGATCCTCGGCGCCGCGGCGGGCGCGCGCGCCGCGTACGCGGTCAACCACGAGCTCACGCTGTCGACGTACTGA
- the pgsA gene encoding CDP-diacylglycerol--glycerol-3-phosphate 3-phosphatidyltransferase: MSTAEHPPTPHAPASAPRVVVQRRTGIREDALNLPNLLTMLRIVLIPAVLWLITEGTPEGNFWAAIVYSVSAITDFVDGYLARRMKLVSVLGKFLDPLADKLLVMGTLVAMTAIGRVPAWAVILIVARELSITSLRVIAMSEGVTIAAGQGGKEKAALQMVAILMLILHQAFAVDFFFFQIHADFHEIGLALLYLSVFFALTSAGEYVKIFVDAVEQKEKRLAEEERREP, from the coding sequence ATGAGCACAGCCGAGCATCCGCCCACGCCTCACGCGCCCGCCTCGGCGCCGCGCGTCGTGGTGCAGAGGCGGACCGGCATCCGCGAGGACGCGCTCAACCTGCCGAACCTCCTCACGATGCTGCGCATCGTGCTGATCCCGGCGGTGCTCTGGCTCATCACCGAGGGCACGCCGGAGGGGAACTTCTGGGCGGCGATCGTCTACTCGGTCAGCGCGATCACCGACTTCGTCGACGGCTATCTCGCGCGCCGGATGAAGCTCGTCAGCGTGCTCGGGAAGTTCCTCGATCCGCTCGCCGACAAGCTGCTCGTGATGGGCACGCTCGTCGCGATGACGGCGATCGGTCGCGTGCCCGCGTGGGCCGTGATCCTGATCGTCGCGCGCGAGCTCTCGATCACGAGCCTGCGCGTCATCGCGATGAGCGAGGGCGTGACCATCGCGGCAGGGCAGGGCGGCAAGGAGAAGGCCGCGCTGCAGATGGTCGCGATCCTGATGTTGATCCTGCACCAGGCGTTCGCGGTCGACTTCTTCTTCTTCCAGATCCACGCGGACTTCCACGAGATCGGCCTCGCGCTGCTCTACCTCAGCGTGTTCTTCGCGCTGACGAGCGCCGGCGAGTACGTGAAGATCTTCGTGGACGCCGTGGAGCAGAAGGAGAAGCGGCTCGCGGAAGAAGAGCGCCGCGAGCCCTGA
- a CDS encoding PPC domain-containing DNA-binding protein gives MIVFESRIARRFVGRLERGEEVIATLRQLCEHERVRAAWIHGAGMLEWVELTEWDPEREAWRAPRRVEGPLTVLSLEGNVSIRNGPPWVQLSVMVARQTGPGTFETLGGAVASARVYALEFAFDVYEDVRLERDEEAATGLSLFKGSSVRGVFARSGERTQELARPKPAAVIAAADEDEDEEEHPSSSPVSAAPTAATGGGVSWAVAAAVSQEAEKRAAAMPARRAPQGPPPLIPDITTPKAVPIPEARERDTSFLDEPIPQKGDYVDHRQFGLCRVEGEDEDGGLRIRLPSGVRKVIRLDFLEVLPARHEGDRKVFPLRPRKR, from the coding sequence ATGATCGTCTTCGAGAGCCGCATCGCGCGTCGCTTCGTGGGACGGCTCGAGCGCGGCGAAGAGGTGATCGCCACCCTTCGTCAGCTCTGCGAGCACGAGCGCGTGCGCGCCGCGTGGATCCACGGCGCGGGCATGCTCGAGTGGGTGGAGCTCACGGAGTGGGATCCCGAGCGCGAGGCGTGGCGCGCGCCGCGTCGCGTGGAAGGTCCGCTCACCGTGCTCTCGCTCGAGGGCAACGTCTCGATCCGCAACGGGCCGCCCTGGGTGCAGCTGAGCGTGATGGTCGCGCGGCAGACCGGGCCGGGCACGTTCGAGACGCTCGGCGGCGCGGTCGCGTCGGCCCGCGTGTACGCGCTCGAGTTCGCGTTCGACGTCTACGAGGACGTGCGGCTCGAGCGCGACGAGGAGGCCGCGACCGGTCTCTCGCTGTTCAAGGGCTCGAGCGTGCGCGGCGTGTTCGCGCGCAGCGGCGAGCGGACGCAGGAGCTCGCGCGGCCGAAGCCCGCGGCGGTGATCGCGGCAGCGGACGAGGACGAAGACGAGGAGGAGCATCCTTCGTCGAGCCCCGTGTCCGCCGCGCCGACGGCCGCGACCGGAGGCGGCGTGTCGTGGGCGGTCGCGGCCGCGGTGTCGCAGGAGGCCGAGAAGCGCGCCGCCGCGATGCCCGCGCGCCGCGCGCCGCAGGGCCCGCCGCCGCTGATCCCGGACATCACGACGCCCAAGGCGGTGCCGATCCCCGAGGCGCGCGAGCGCGACACGTCGTTCCTCGACGAGCCGATCCCGCAGAAGGGCGACTACGTCGATCACCGTCAGTTCGGCCTCTGCCGTGTCGAGGGAGAGGACGAGGACGGTGGGCTGCGCATCCGGCTCCCGTCGGGCGTTCGCAAGGTGATCCGCCTCGATTTCCTCGAGGTTCTCCCCGCGCGTCACGAGGGGGATCGCAAGGTGTTCCCGCTCCGTCCGCGCAAGCGCTGA
- a CDS encoding cytochrome C oxidase subunit IV family protein: MKSDFHDAEDPHHEGAVHVHVHPVKLYVAVFLGLIALTIITVATSYLDIDGFIRPGTPAGAGGFNLGLAMLIATTKAACVVTWFMHLKDDNRFNALVFVGSVLFAGIFLAYTINDTAYRGQTDPFNGVYVRPDTGERAPGGIDHVIAGEEPELGIAAPEADAPAEGGATPSGEHH, encoded by the coding sequence ATGAAGTCCGACTTCCACGACGCCGAAGACCCGCATCACGAGGGTGCAGTGCACGTCCACGTGCACCCGGTGAAGCTCTACGTGGCCGTCTTCCTCGGGCTGATCGCGCTCACGATCATCACGGTGGCGACGAGCTATCTCGACATCGACGGGTTCATCCGCCCCGGCACCCCGGCGGGCGCGGGCGGGTTCAACCTGGGCCTCGCGATGCTCATCGCGACGACCAAGGCCGCGTGCGTCGTCACGTGGTTCATGCACCTCAAGGACGACAACCGCTTCAACGCGCTGGTGTTCGTCGGCTCGGTGCTCTTCGCGGGGATCTTCCTCGCGTACACGATCAACGACACCGCGTATCGCGGGCAGACCGACCCGTTCAACGGCGTCTACGTCCGCCCCGACACCGGTGAGCGCGCCCCCGGCGGCATCGATCACGTGATCGCTGGCGAGGAGCCCGAGCTCGGCATCGCCGCGCCCGAGGCCGACGCGCCCGCGGAAGGTGGCGCGACGCCGAGCGGCGAGCACCACTGA
- the asnS gene encoding asparagine--tRNA ligase: MSSKVVRIEELGAHVGEKVTLQGWLYNKRSSGKLHFLELRDGSGICQCVVFKGEVSPELFGRADHLTQETSLRVTGTVREHGKLKGTFEVGVAELEVLAEPAREYPISPKEHGTDFLMDNRHLWLRSKRQWAILRVRAEIVAAVRDYFDSNGFTLVDAPIFTPNACEGTSNLFSTDYHGDPAYLTQSGQLYMEAAAAALGKAYCFGPTFRAEKSKTRRHLAEFWMVEPEVAFLDLDGDMDLAEDFLVSVVSRVLDKRRKELEILERDTKPLERVQKPFPRIRYHEAIEILRKAGHDAKIGDDFGGDEETVISQGFDRPVMVHRYPIDLKAFYFKRDPKDLSLALNMDVLAPEGYGEVIGGGQREEDLSKLEQSIDVHKLPREAFEWYLDLRRYGSFPHAGFGLGIERTVAWICGLPHVRETIPFPRMLNRLHP, from the coding sequence ATGTCGTCGAAGGTCGTTCGCATCGAAGAGCTCGGCGCCCACGTGGGCGAGAAGGTCACGCTCCAGGGCTGGCTCTACAACAAGCGCTCGAGCGGCAAGCTGCACTTCCTCGAGCTGCGTGACGGCAGCGGCATCTGCCAGTGCGTGGTGTTCAAGGGCGAGGTCTCGCCCGAGCTCTTCGGGCGCGCCGATCACCTCACGCAGGAGACCAGCCTCCGCGTGACGGGCACCGTGCGCGAGCACGGCAAGCTGAAGGGCACGTTCGAGGTCGGCGTCGCGGAGCTCGAGGTGCTGGCGGAGCCGGCGCGCGAGTATCCGATCTCGCCGAAGGAGCACGGCACCGACTTCCTGATGGACAACCGCCACCTCTGGCTGCGCAGCAAGCGCCAGTGGGCGATCCTCCGGGTGCGCGCGGAGATCGTCGCGGCGGTGCGCGACTACTTCGACTCGAACGGGTTCACGCTCGTCGACGCCCCGATCTTCACGCCCAACGCGTGCGAGGGGACGAGCAACCTCTTCAGCACCGACTATCACGGCGACCCGGCGTACCTCACGCAGTCGGGCCAGCTCTACATGGAGGCCGCGGCCGCGGCGCTCGGCAAGGCGTACTGCTTCGGCCCGACGTTCCGCGCCGAGAAGAGCAAGACGCGCCGGCACCTCGCGGAGTTCTGGATGGTCGAGCCCGAGGTCGCGTTCCTCGATCTCGACGGCGACATGGATCTCGCCGAGGACTTCCTGGTGAGCGTCGTGTCGCGCGTGCTCGACAAGCGCCGCAAGGAGCTGGAGATCCTCGAGCGCGACACCAAGCCGCTCGAGCGCGTGCAGAAGCCCTTCCCGCGCATCCGCTACCACGAGGCGATCGAGATCCTCCGCAAGGCGGGCCACGACGCGAAGATCGGCGACGACTTCGGCGGCGACGAGGAGACGGTGATCTCGCAGGGCTTCGATCGGCCCGTGATGGTCCACCGCTATCCGATCGACCTGAAGGCGTTCTACTTCAAGCGCGACCCCAAGGACCTCTCGCTCGCGCTCAACATGGACGTGCTCGCGCCCGAGGGCTACGGCGAGGTCATCGGCGGCGGTCAGCGCGAAGAGGACCTGAGCAAGCTCGAGCAGTCGATCGACGTGCACAAGCTCCCGCGCGAAGCGTTCGAGTGGTACCTCGACCTGCGCCGCTACGGCTCGTTCCCCCACGCGGGCTTCGGGCTCGGCATCGAGCGCACGGTCGCGTGGATCTGCGGCCTGCCCCACGTGCGCGAGACCATCCCGTTCCCGCGCATGCTGAACCGCCTGCACCCCTGA